Proteins from a genomic interval of Pelagibaculum spongiae:
- a CDS encoding NCS2 family permease → MSKVRADRAEEVSATCHSGLLERVFHLTEKGTTVRTELVAGFTTFITMVYVVFVIPGMLSAAGMDKGALFVATCLVAGLSTIAMGLYANWPIGLAPGLGLNAFFAYAVVLGMGYSWQQAMGGVFWGGIGFMLLSLFRVREWIVDSIPDSLRSGITCGIGFFLAIIGLKNAGIVVANPATFVTMGDITAFQPLMACLSLCLILAFAQRKMKSAVLLAIAIVSVIALIGDDSVSFSGVVAAPPSIEPILGGLDIMGALNVEMIGVIVAFLFVNLFDTTGTLIAVGDRAGLVGKDGSVENMRKAMVTDGTASWIGALFGAPTVTSYIESAAGVSVGGKTGLTAVVVGLLFLLMLFFSPLAAMVPSYATAGALLYVAILMTSSLVKIDWDDLTEAGPVVITALMMPLSFSISNGIALGFISYPIIKLLAGRHSEVSVSMWVLAAIFASKFYFFGV, encoded by the coding sequence GTGAGTAAAGTTCGCGCTGATCGCGCAGAAGAAGTTTCGGCTACCTGTCATTCAGGCTTGTTGGAGCGAGTATTTCATCTGACTGAAAAAGGAACCACTGTTCGTACTGAGCTGGTTGCTGGTTTCACTACCTTCATCACCATGGTGTATGTGGTATTTGTGATTCCTGGCATGCTATCGGCTGCAGGAATGGATAAGGGCGCTCTTTTTGTTGCTACCTGCCTCGTTGCAGGGTTATCAACTATCGCTATGGGTTTATACGCCAACTGGCCGATTGGCTTGGCACCTGGCCTAGGTTTGAATGCCTTCTTTGCTTATGCCGTGGTACTGGGTATGGGTTATAGCTGGCAGCAAGCTATGGGTGGTGTGTTTTGGGGCGGAATTGGCTTTATGCTGCTGAGCTTGTTTCGGGTTCGCGAATGGATTGTCGATAGTATTCCCGATAGTTTGCGCAGTGGTATTACCTGCGGCATTGGTTTTTTCTTGGCAATAATTGGTTTGAAAAATGCCGGTATCGTTGTTGCTAACCCAGCAACCTTCGTCACCATGGGTGATATCACCGCTTTTCAACCATTAATGGCTTGCTTGAGCTTGTGCCTGATCTTGGCGTTCGCCCAGCGAAAAATGAAATCAGCGGTATTATTAGCGATTGCAATTGTCAGTGTGATTGCCTTAATTGGCGATGATTCCGTGAGCTTTAGTGGCGTGGTTGCAGCGCCACCATCGATTGAGCCAATTTTAGGTGGGCTAGATATTATGGGCGCACTGAATGTTGAAATGATTGGCGTAATTGTTGCCTTCCTGTTTGTTAATTTATTCGATACCACGGGCACTTTAATTGCAGTGGGTGATCGGGCAGGGCTGGTCGGTAAGGACGGTTCAGTAGAAAATATGCGCAAAGCGATGGTCACTGATGGCACGGCTTCGTGGATTGGTGCTTTATTTGGCGCGCCCACCGTGACTTCTTATATTGAAAGTGCTGCAGGGGTATCGGTTGGTGGTAAAACCGGTCTAACAGCAGTTGTGGTTGGTTTGCTATTTTTGCTGATGCTGTTCTTCTCACCATTAGCGGCAATGGTACCTAGTTATGCGACTGCAGGAGCCTTGCTCTATGTTGCAATTTTAATGACGAGCTCATTGGTGAAAATTGACTGGGATGATTTAACTGAAGCCGGCCCAGTGGTAATTACTGCATTAATGATGCCGTTAAGTTTTTCAATCTCCAATGGTATTGCACTCGGTTTTATTAGTTATCCGATTATAAAGCTATTGGCAGGTCGCCACTCTGAAGTGTCAGTCAGCATGTGGGTATTGGCTGCGATATTTGCGTCAAAGTTTTATTTCTTTGGTGTTTAA